Proteins from a genomic interval of Rubinisphaera italica:
- a CDS encoding pyridoxamine 5'-phosphate oxidase family protein has product MTSYPSDVAFTSAVKAIQSEKGSRQSYAKVEQHGWKTIVTPDLKSFLSELDMFYLGTANSAGQPYIQYRGGPPGFLKAIDEKTLGFADFGGNQQYISVGNLSENSRAFIFLMDYVHSRRIKLWGNARVVEGDDVLEEKLRDSDYPGKIERVILFEIEAWDINCPQHIHKRFPQKAVAPVIDQLQKQVQELESTIADLESKLETLGQEDLRLRRKDQA; this is encoded by the coding sequence ATGACAAGCTATCCAAGCGATGTGGCGTTTACCTCGGCAGTGAAAGCGATCCAATCCGAAAAGGGATCACGTCAAAGTTATGCCAAAGTCGAACAACACGGCTGGAAAACGATTGTGACACCTGATCTGAAATCATTCCTTTCTGAACTCGATATGTTCTATCTGGGAACAGCGAACAGTGCAGGACAGCCTTACATTCAATACCGGGGTGGACCACCGGGATTTCTGAAAGCCATCGATGAAAAGACACTTGGATTCGCTGACTTCGGTGGCAATCAGCAGTACATCAGCGTGGGAAATCTCTCTGAGAATTCCAGGGCTTTCATCTTTCTAATGGACTACGTTCACAGTCGCCGCATTAAGTTGTGGGGCAATGCAAGAGTTGTCGAAGGGGATGATGTCCTTGAAGAGAAACTTCGAGACTCAGATTACCCCGGCAAGATTGAACGTGTCATCCTCTTTGAGATCGAGGCTTGGGACATCAACTGTCCACAGCATATCCACAAGCGTTTTCCGCAGAAGGCCGTCGCTCCGGTGATCGATCAGCTCCAGAAACAAGTGCAGGAGCTTGAGTCAACGATCGCAGACCTGGAGTCCAAATTGGAGACGCTGGGGCAGGAAGATTTACGCCTTCGACGCAAGGATCAAGCTTGA
- a CDS encoding carboxymuconolactone decarboxylase family protein: MSRINPLLAETATGKTQVLFEQVKTKLGRVPNLMQTLGHSTSALAGYLSLNESLSQGTLSAKDRERIALTVAEHNGCGYCLAAHSAIGKMVGLNPSQIIESRNGHASDSKADALLQFVHRVLESNGQIDDSDLDQFLAEGYSEGEVAEVIAHISLSVLTNFFNNVAKTEIDFPKVEAVSV, from the coding sequence ATGTCACGTATCAACCCTCTACTCGCTGAAACTGCAACTGGCAAAACTCAGGTACTGTTTGAGCAGGTCAAAACCAAACTGGGGCGTGTCCCCAATCTCATGCAAACGCTTGGCCACTCGACGTCTGCCCTCGCTGGCTACCTCAGTCTCAATGAGTCTTTGAGCCAAGGTACACTTTCGGCCAAGGACCGAGAAAGGATCGCCCTGACTGTCGCTGAGCATAATGGCTGCGGATATTGCCTCGCTGCCCACTCAGCCATTGGAAAAATGGTCGGATTGAATCCAAGCCAAATCATCGAAAGCCGCAATGGTCATGCGAGCGACTCGAAGGCTGATGCACTTCTGCAATTCGTGCATCGAGTTCTCGAATCAAACGGTCAAATCGACGATTCGGATCTCGATCAGTTTCTTGCTGAAGGGTACTCCGAAGGAGAAGTTGCAGAAGTCATCGCTCACATCAGCCTCAGTGTGTTGACGAATTTCTTCAATAACGTCGCAAAAACTGAAATTGATTTCCCAAAGGTGGAAGCAGTCTCTGTTTGA
- a CDS encoding nuclear transport factor 2 family protein — MQSTTSIRPPFTFETAVAKVRAAEDAWNSRDPHRVSLAYSDDSEWRNRSQFVRGREQIREFLADKWEKELEYRLTKSLWSFTDNKIAVRFQYEYHNADGQWYRAYGNELWEFDDEGLMQRRDASINDVAIEEVQRKFHWSAPGPRPEDDAGIPNVA, encoded by the coding sequence ATGCAATCGACAACTTCAATTCGACCGCCGTTCACGTTCGAAACTGCCGTCGCCAAAGTTCGTGCCGCCGAGGATGCCTGGAACAGCCGTGACCCACATCGTGTTTCGCTGGCTTACTCGGATGACTCCGAATGGAGAAACCGAAGTCAGTTCGTCCGTGGTCGTGAGCAGATTCGAGAGTTTCTTGCCGACAAGTGGGAAAAGGAACTCGAATATCGCCTCACCAAATCCCTCTGGAGTTTCACCGACAACAAGATCGCCGTCCGTTTCCAATACGAGTACCACAATGCTGATGGCCAGTGGTATCGAGCTTACGGAAACGAACTCTGGGAATTCGATGATGAAGGACTGATGCAGCGTCGAGATGCCAGCATCAATGATGTCGCCATCGAGGAAGTGCAACGCAAGTTCCATTGGTCAGCCCCAGGTCCACGACCGGAAGACGACGCTGGCATTCCCAATGTCGCCTGA
- a CDS encoding FMN-dependent NADH-azoreductase: MPHLLHIDSSPRNDRSHTRRLTAHFVQRWRDSHPDGTVTYRDIGRNPLPHVTEEWIAAAFAQPDERSQAMQDTLQLSDVLVDEILEADSIVAGIPFYNFGMPSGFKAYIDQIVRVGRTFLFNPDNGESTYTPLVHDKRMIAVISRGDGGYGPGGRNGSLNHLDPHLRTVLRFIGVNDLEIVAAENDEHGGAALVDSLESARRRLMRLANDDPS, translated from the coding sequence ATGCCTCATCTACTTCATATTGATTCAAGTCCCCGTAACGACCGGTCTCACACACGTCGCCTGACAGCCCACTTTGTTCAAAGATGGCGGGACAGCCACCCAGACGGCACCGTGACCTATCGTGACATTGGACGAAACCCATTGCCGCATGTGACAGAAGAGTGGATTGCAGCAGCGTTTGCCCAACCTGATGAACGCAGTCAAGCAATGCAAGATACCTTGCAATTGAGTGACGTATTGGTAGACGAGATTCTCGAAGCTGATTCCATAGTCGCCGGGATTCCTTTCTACAATTTTGGGATGCCGAGCGGTTTCAAAGCCTATATCGATCAAATTGTGCGTGTAGGTCGGACATTTTTATTCAATCCCGACAACGGAGAATCGACATATACACCGCTCGTTCACGACAAACGAATGATTGCAGTCATCTCACGGGGAGATGGCGGTTACGGTCCCGGTGGTCGAAATGGATCTCTCAATCACCTTGATCCACATTTGCGGACAGTGCTCCGCTTCATCGGCGTGAACGATTTGGAGATCGTTGCTGCCGAGAATGACGAACATGGTGGTGCGGCGTTAGTAGATTCACTTGAGTCTGCTCGTAGACGGCTTATGAGGCTTGCGAATGACGATCCGTCGTAG
- a CDS encoding alpha/beta fold hydrolase produces the protein MTIFKTKLSALALAVLFSIGSFAHAENTQHSNHQVHYRTVKIDGLDIFYREAGRKDAPTVLLLHGFPTSSHMFRNLIPALADKYHVVAPDYPGFGYSSMPTVDEFEYTFENLANVVDKFTEKVGLTKYSIYLMDYGAPVGFRLAVKHPERVETLIVQNGNAYAEGIDNEFWKPIKSYWKKRTKEQGDKLRSLLTLDATKWQYTYGVRNVETISPDTWGHVQPLLDRPGNQEIQLALFHSYGSNPPLYSNWQAYLRKHQPPTLIVWGKNDAIFPAAGAYPYKRDLKNLEFHLLDTGHFALEEDGTKISVLIRNFLGKQLTK, from the coding sequence ATGACTATTTTCAAAACGAAACTTTCCGCACTGGCTCTCGCTGTCCTCTTTTCCATCGGCTCGTTTGCACATGCGGAGAACACTCAACACTCAAACCACCAGGTTCACTACCGCACGGTGAAAATCGACGGCCTCGACATTTTCTACCGGGAGGCGGGTCGCAAGGATGCTCCTACGGTCCTGCTGCTGCACGGATTTCCGACTTCATCGCACATGTTTCGCAATCTGATTCCGGCACTGGCTGACAAATACCACGTAGTTGCTCCCGACTACCCAGGCTTTGGATACAGTTCCATGCCTACCGTCGATGAGTTCGAGTACACGTTCGAGAATTTGGCGAATGTTGTGGATAAGTTCACGGAGAAGGTCGGGCTGACGAAGTATTCCATCTACCTGATGGACTACGGGGCACCAGTCGGTTTCCGGCTCGCTGTAAAGCATCCCGAAAGAGTTGAAACGCTGATCGTTCAAAATGGCAATGCGTATGCGGAAGGCATCGACAACGAATTCTGGAAACCGATCAAGTCGTACTGGAAGAAACGTACAAAAGAACAAGGCGACAAGCTGCGATCTCTGCTGACACTCGATGCGACAAAGTGGCAATACACCTACGGGGTTCGCAATGTTGAGACGATAAGCCCCGACACTTGGGGACATGTTCAACCGCTCTTGGATCGCCCCGGCAACCAGGAGATTCAGTTGGCTCTATTCCATAGCTACGGCAGCAATCCACCGCTGTATTCCAATTGGCAAGCATATCTTCGCAAACATCAACCACCGACACTGATCGTGTGGGGGAAGAATGACGCAATTTTCCCAGCGGCGGGAGCGTATCCCTACAAACGTGATCTCAAGAACCTGGAGTTTCATCTTCTTGATACGGGGCATTTTGCCCTCGAAGAAGATGGAACAAAAATCAGTGTGCTGATTCGCAATTTCCTTGGCAAGCAATTGACCAAGTAA
- a CDS encoding cysteine hydrolase — MSDSTTANADQPSVVYGSGRRTDAAIPRPGLELHKSNVAVVVTDPQNDFLSPQGVTWGVVGQNVTENKTVENIGQLLAASKENDVPLFISPHYYYPQDHKWHFEGALERLMHDIKMFDRPSALDLTDFTGSGADWLEQYKPFINDGETVITSPHKIYGPETNDLVLQLRKRGIDQVILAGMSANLCVESHLRELLEQGFEVAVVGDATAAAQVPGYDGYEAAMTNFRFLASDLWSAEEAVEQLSAL; from the coding sequence ATGTCTGACTCGACAACTGCAAACGCTGACCAACCCAGTGTCGTTTATGGTTCTGGTCGCAGAACTGATGCCGCAATACCTCGACCCGGTTTGGAACTACACAAAAGCAACGTCGCCGTGGTCGTCACTGACCCTCAGAACGATTTCCTGAGCCCGCAGGGCGTTACGTGGGGCGTCGTTGGCCAGAACGTCACAGAAAACAAAACGGTTGAGAACATCGGTCAGTTGTTGGCCGCCTCGAAAGAAAATGACGTTCCGCTGTTTATCAGTCCACATTACTACTACCCCCAAGATCACAAGTGGCATTTCGAGGGGGCGTTGGAGCGTCTGATGCACGACATCAAGATGTTCGACCGCCCCAGCGCTCTTGATCTCACGGATTTCACAGGATCAGGAGCGGATTGGCTGGAGCAGTACAAACCATTCATCAATGATGGCGAGACCGTTATTACCAGCCCGCACAAGATCTATGGTCCTGAGACCAATGACCTCGTTCTCCAACTTCGTAAACGAGGAATCGATCAAGTGATCCTCGCTGGGATGTCGGCCAATCTGTGCGTCGAGTCTCATCTTCGAGAGCTTCTGGAGCAGGGCTTCGAAGTCGCTGTTGTCGGCGATGCCACCGCTGCTGCCCAAGTTCCCGGTTACGACGGCTACGAAGCGGCGATGACGAACTTCCGTTTTCTCGCCAGCGACCTTTGGAGCGCCGAGGAAGCCGTCGAGCAACTCTCAGCACTCTGA
- a CDS encoding TetR/AcrR family transcriptional regulator, which produces MSKTRTRKSDARQRLIETAEQLLYAEGIQAVGIDRIIAEAGVAKMTLYNHFPSKDDLVLAVLEFREAKFDAMFEKWMERHRKAGMDGLEAFFAALKDWFKSPGFRGCMFINSNVELADAEHAASKFSAQHKERFYEMLKQNIAEYAGTTKADMVAPAIALMVEGAIVTAVMQQSIEPADVARDAALMLVSKSSRKRK; this is translated from the coding sequence ATGAGCAAGACACGAACCCGAAAATCCGACGCCCGCCAGCGACTGATCGAGACAGCCGAACAGTTGTTATATGCCGAAGGCATTCAAGCGGTCGGCATCGACCGCATTATTGCCGAGGCGGGTGTGGCCAAGATGACGCTCTACAACCACTTCCCTTCGAAAGACGACCTGGTTCTCGCCGTACTTGAGTTTCGTGAGGCGAAGTTTGACGCCATGTTCGAAAAGTGGATGGAGCGACACCGCAAGGCGGGAATGGACGGACTGGAAGCCTTCTTCGCCGCCCTGAAAGACTGGTTCAAAAGCCCCGGCTTTCGGGGCTGCATGTTTATCAATTCGAATGTCGAGTTAGCGGATGCGGAACACGCCGCCTCAAAGTTCTCGGCCCAGCATAAGGAACGATTCTATGAAATGTTGAAACAGAATATCGCCGAATACGCAGGAACTACTAAGGCGGATATGGTGGCTCCAGCAATTGCGTTGATGGTCGAAGGAGCAATTGTCACCGCTGTTATGCAACAGTCCATTGAACCGGCTGATGTCGCTCGGGATGCTGCTCTGATGCTCGTCTCGAAAAGTTCGCGTAAACGCAAGTAA
- a CDS encoding glycoside hydrolase family 71/99-like protein, with product MNSRILSSCLCVLITALGLTPDLYAQSRDKTVLVHYMPWYASKTASGYWGWHWTMNHFNPDTVKSNGQREVASHDYPLIDLYDSNDPDALECHVLLMKFAGIDGVIIDWYGIEKFRDYAEIHRNSEHLVKHLNKAGLQFAVCYEDQTIKHMIEEKALPKQRDVAHGQMVLKWLAENWFDDDAYVKIDGRPILLVFGPQYFTKDQWVQLLSGLQHRPLLYALPHLSKEMGLDGAFGWPPVTGGHEITPMVWRQYLTSLYARESVISVAFPAFRDIYKQAQLHDSYGSIDARNGQTFAETFALAQKSNSQIIQIATWNDYGEGTVIEPTKASGYRYLEHVQRNAKSQLPYGPKDLRLPVTLYQLKKRYARDPNRMKQLQMATDLLFAGKCTEAQAAMEAASKGG from the coding sequence ATGAACAGTCGAATCCTTTCCTCATGCCTCTGCGTCCTCATCACGGCGCTCGGCCTTACACCCGATCTCTACGCTCAAAGCCGCGACAAAACCGTGCTGGTTCATTACATGCCGTGGTACGCTTCAAAGACGGCCAGCGGTTACTGGGGTTGGCATTGGACGATGAACCACTTCAATCCGGACACCGTCAAATCGAATGGCCAGCGCGAAGTTGCTTCACACGATTATCCGCTGATCGACCTCTACGACTCCAACGATCCTGACGCTTTGGAATGCCACGTGCTGCTGATGAAATTTGCGGGAATCGATGGCGTGATCATCGACTGGTACGGCATCGAAAAGTTCCGCGACTATGCTGAAATACACCGCAACTCCGAGCATTTGGTCAAACACCTCAACAAGGCCGGGCTGCAGTTTGCGGTCTGCTACGAAGATCAAACCATCAAACATATGATCGAAGAAAAGGCCTTGCCGAAGCAACGTGATGTGGCACACGGCCAAATGGTTCTGAAGTGGCTCGCCGAGAATTGGTTTGACGATGACGCGTATGTCAAAATCGATGGGCGCCCGATTTTGCTTGTCTTCGGTCCTCAATACTTCACGAAGGATCAATGGGTCCAACTCTTATCCGGTCTTCAACATCGCCCGCTGCTTTACGCTCTTCCACATCTCTCAAAAGAAATGGGATTGGATGGTGCGTTTGGCTGGCCGCCTGTTACCGGCGGTCACGAAATAACTCCAATGGTTTGGCGTCAATACCTGACTTCCCTGTACGCACGAGAATCGGTTATTTCGGTCGCGTTCCCGGCGTTCCGCGACATCTACAAACAAGCACAACTGCACGACAGCTACGGCTCGATCGATGCTCGCAACGGACAAACATTCGCCGAAACCTTCGCCCTCGCCCAAAAGAGCAACTCACAAATCATCCAAATCGCGACTTGGAATGACTACGGCGAAGGAACGGTCATCGAACCAACAAAGGCGTCTGGATATCGCTATCTGGAACATGTCCAAAGAAACGCCAAATCGCAGTTGCCGTATGGTCCGAAAGACTTGCGGCTCCCTGTAACGCTGTATCAACTCAAAAAACGCTATGCGCGAGATCCCAACCGCATGAAACAACTCCAAATGGCAACCGATTTGTTGTTTGCCGGCAAGTGCACGGAAGCTCAAGCCGCCATGGAGGCCGCCAGCAAAGGTGGCTAA
- a CDS encoding 3-hydroxyacyl-ACP dehydratase FabZ family protein, translated as MPPRPLYDIENLDFDNPLYTIDDIRKINPQRHEMEQLTAVVYVDRETNGLVGYKDVTDKEFWCTGHMPGFPLMPGVILCECAAQLAGFYARKFDLLGGEYLGFGGMEDVRFRKSVFPNSRLVLAVQTTKIRTGKRVEFDFQGFVDGGMVFNGSMIGVPINRGTPL; from the coding sequence ATGCCGCCTCGCCCTCTTTACGACATCGAAAATTTAGACTTCGACAATCCACTCTACACGATTGATGACATTCGTAAAATCAATCCGCAGCGACACGAAATGGAGCAGCTGACGGCTGTTGTGTATGTCGATCGCGAAACCAATGGTCTGGTTGGCTATAAAGATGTCACCGATAAAGAATTCTGGTGCACTGGCCATATGCCCGGTTTTCCATTAATGCCTGGTGTCATTCTCTGCGAATGCGCGGCTCAACTGGCGGGGTTTTATGCCCGCAAGTTCGATTTGCTCGGTGGAGAATATCTCGGCTTTGGCGGGATGGAAGATGTCCGCTTTCGTAAATCCGTCTTCCCGAACTCCCGTCTGGTTCTGGCGGTTCAAACAACAAAAATTCGCACCGGTAAACGGGTGGAATTCGATTTTCAGGGCTTCGTCGATGGGGGCATGGTTTTCAATGGCAGCATGATTGGTGTGCCGATTAATCGCGGCACTCCGCTTTAA
- a CDS encoding formylglycine-generating enzyme family protein, translated as MTSLRRLLLLSALICGCTQEQALQSPVPDVPVQTNTIGMKFVTIPAGEFLMGAPETDLKAEEDEKPQHRVVITQDFHLGQFEVTQAQYAEVMGNNPSEFSKGGREADAVKNLQTDQFPVEFVNWYEANLFCKKISELPAEKAAGRSYRLPTEAEWEYACRAGTTTRFSFGKEPDPRYANYLGDIGHPRPVGSYPPNPFGLYDMHGNVLEWCSDWHVDDYFQHSPVEDPTGPEEPIEDARVLRGGGHGFKAASSSFRDSILPNRRGNSHGFRVVMEVERVISNEASQSN; from the coding sequence GTGACAAGCTTGCGTCGACTCCTCCTGCTCTCTGCACTGATTTGCGGTTGTACACAGGAACAAGCACTACAGTCTCCAGTCCCGGATGTGCCTGTCCAAACCAATACCATTGGCATGAAATTTGTCACCATCCCGGCTGGTGAATTTCTGATGGGGGCTCCTGAGACGGACCTGAAAGCCGAAGAGGACGAAAAACCGCAGCACCGGGTCGTTATTACTCAAGACTTCCATCTCGGACAGTTTGAAGTAACCCAGGCTCAATATGCCGAAGTGATGGGTAATAATCCCAGCGAATTTTCAAAAGGAGGACGCGAGGCCGATGCCGTTAAAAATCTGCAGACGGATCAATTCCCGGTTGAATTCGTCAACTGGTATGAAGCCAATCTCTTCTGCAAAAAAATCTCCGAACTCCCCGCAGAAAAGGCTGCCGGCCGGAGTTATCGACTTCCCACCGAAGCCGAGTGGGAATACGCCTGCCGGGCCGGCACAACGACACGATTTAGTTTCGGAAAAGAACCTGACCCCCGATATGCTAATTATTTAGGAGATATTGGACATCCCCGGCCTGTCGGTTCTTATCCCCCCAATCCATTCGGCCTGTACGACATGCACGGCAACGTCCTGGAATGGTGCTCCGACTGGCATGTCGACGATTATTTTCAGCACTCTCCCGTTGAGGACCCAACCGGACCGGAAGAACCGATCGAGGACGCCCGAGTCCTCCGCGGCGGCGGCCATGGCTTCAAAGCTGCCAGCTCTTCGTTTCGAGACAGCATTCTGCCCAATCGTCGAGGTAACTCACACGGGTTTCGAGTGGTGATGGAAGTGGAAAGAGTTATCAGCAATGAGGCGAGTCAATCAAATTGA